Proteins encoded together in one Anoxybacillus flavithermus window:
- a CDS encoding class I SAM-dependent rRNA methyltransferase yields the protein MANVFLKRKRKKRLELGHPWVFQSEVDYIEGDFEPGDFVNVYNHQRHFLAKGYINPKSQMIVRVLTQNPNDELNAQFFMNRIRQAWAYRERMIPGVRSCRAVYGEADFLPGLIVDKYEDVLVVQILSLGMEKRKEWILQALLDVFQPKAIYLRNDVHVRELEGLKQEKGFWYGTCDTNVQIEENGVKYIVDIENGQKTGFFFDQRQNRATIKPLITSESTVLDCFTHTGSFMLNACLYGAKHVTAVDISEHAIETAKRNAELNGFTNVDFVVANAFDYLRECVQQGKKWDVVIIDPPAFAKSAHAVPKALAGYKDINLNGLKLVKDGGFFVTASCSYHVHPDMFQAMVTEAAFDAKKILRQIHWSGAGYDHPKLLAADEGDYLKFAIYEVHSRK from the coding sequence ATGGCAAATGTATTTTTAAAACGAAAAAGAAAAAAGCGGCTCGAGCTTGGACATCCGTGGGTGTTTCAAAGCGAAGTCGATTATATTGAAGGAGATTTTGAACCGGGGGATTTCGTCAACGTATATAACCATCAACGTCACTTTTTAGCGAAAGGATACATTAATCCAAAATCACAAATGATCGTGCGCGTGTTAACGCAAAATCCAAACGACGAATTAAACGCGCAATTTTTTATGAACCGTATTCGTCAAGCATGGGCGTATCGCGAACGGATGATTCCGGGCGTTCGTTCATGTCGCGCCGTTTATGGAGAAGCCGATTTTTTACCTGGGCTCATCGTTGATAAGTACGAAGATGTGCTCGTTGTGCAAATTTTATCGCTCGGCATGGAAAAAAGAAAAGAATGGATTTTACAAGCGCTTCTTGACGTTTTTCAACCGAAAGCGATTTATTTGCGCAACGACGTTCACGTGCGCGAATTAGAAGGATTAAAACAAGAAAAAGGATTTTGGTACGGCACGTGCGATACGAACGTACAAATTGAAGAAAACGGCGTGAAATACATTGTCGATATCGAAAACGGACAAAAAACAGGATTTTTCTTCGATCAACGTCAAAATCGTGCTACCATCAAGCCGCTGATTACAAGCGAATCAACCGTGCTCGATTGTTTTACGCATACAGGTTCATTTATGTTAAACGCCTGCTTATACGGAGCAAAACATGTGACCGCTGTCGATATTTCTGAACATGCGATTGAAACAGCAAAGCGAAACGCAGAGTTAAACGGATTTACAAATGTGGATTTCGTCGTTGCGAACGCGTTTGACTACTTACGCGAATGCGTACAACAGGGGAAAAAATGGGATGTCGTCATTATTGACCCACCAGCGTTTGCAAAATCCGCTCATGCGGTGCCAAAGGCGCTTGCTGGCTATAAAGATATTAATTTAAACGGCTTAAAGCTAGTGAAAGACGGCGGCTTTTTCGTGACCGCAAGCTGCTCGTACCATGTGCACCCTGATATGTTCCAAGCGATGGTTACGGAAGCAGCGTTTGATGCGAAGAAAATTTTACGTCAAATTCATTGGAGCGGTGCAGGATATGACCATCCAAAACTACTTGCCGCCGATGAAGGCGATTATTTGAAATTTGCCATTTACGAAGTGCATTCACGCAAATAA
- a CDS encoding glycoside hydrolase family 13 protein — protein sequence MKRAWWKEAVAYQIYPRSFMDSNGDGIGDLQGIIQKLDYLKDLGIDVIWICPIYKSPNADNGYDISDYQDIMEQFGTMEDFNQLLEEIHKRDMKVILDLVINHTSDEHPWFIESRSSRDNPKRDWYIWRDGKNGKEPNNWESIFGGSAWEYDEATDQYYLHVFATKQPDLNWENEDVRRALYDMINWWLDKGIDGFRVDAISHIKKKEGLPDLPNPKGLDYVPSFDGHMNQEGIMDYLRELKMQTFARYDIMTVGEANGVTVEEAKDWVGEENGIFNMIFQFEHLGLWQKGTDGGVDVRKLKRVLTKWQKGLEGVGWNALFLENHDQPRSVSTWGNDEKYLVESAKALGALYFLMQGTPFIYQGQEIGMTNVRFETIDEYDDVAIKNYYRIERAKGRSHEEVMQWIWKNGRDNSRTPMQWSDEENAGFTTGTPWIGVNENYKQINVKKQLHDPNSVLNFYKRMIQLRKQHDVFVYGTYDLILENHKAIYAYTRTLGDEKAIVIVNLTDRKTMYRYDSLKLNSEQLVLTNYDVKPHKHATRFTLRPYEARVYLVK from the coding sequence GTGAAAAGAGCTTGGTGGAAAGAAGCGGTTGCATATCAAATATATCCGAGAAGCTTCATGGACTCGAACGGAGACGGGATCGGAGACTTACAAGGAATCATTCAGAAGCTTGATTATTTAAAAGACCTTGGAATCGATGTCATATGGATTTGCCCGATTTATAAATCGCCGAATGCCGACAACGGCTACGATATTAGCGATTATCAAGATATTATGGAGCAGTTTGGCACGATGGAAGATTTCAATCAACTGCTTGAAGAAATTCATAAGCGCGACATGAAAGTCATTTTAGATCTCGTTATTAACCATACGAGCGATGAACATCCTTGGTTTATTGAATCGCGTTCGTCACGCGACAATCCAAAACGCGATTGGTACATTTGGCGCGATGGAAAAAACGGCAAAGAACCGAACAATTGGGAAAGCATTTTTGGTGGCTCGGCATGGGAATATGACGAGGCGACGGATCAATATTATTTGCATGTGTTTGCAACGAAGCAACCGGATTTAAATTGGGAAAATGAAGATGTTCGTCGTGCGTTATATGATATGATTAATTGGTGGCTCGATAAAGGCATTGATGGGTTTCGTGTTGATGCGATTTCACACATTAAGAAAAAAGAAGGTCTCCCTGATTTACCAAATCCCAAAGGGCTTGACTATGTCCCTTCATTTGACGGACATATGAATCAAGAAGGGATTATGGACTATCTTCGTGAGTTGAAAATGCAAACGTTTGCGCGTTATGACATCATGACAGTTGGAGAAGCGAACGGAGTAACGGTCGAGGAGGCAAAAGATTGGGTCGGTGAAGAAAACGGCATTTTTAATATGATTTTTCAGTTTGAGCATCTTGGACTTTGGCAAAAAGGAACAGATGGCGGTGTTGATGTTCGGAAATTAAAACGTGTATTAACGAAATGGCAAAAAGGATTAGAAGGTGTTGGCTGGAACGCACTATTCCTTGAAAACCATGACCAGCCTCGTTCCGTGTCGACGTGGGGAAATGACGAAAAATATCTTGTTGAAAGTGCCAAAGCATTAGGAGCATTATATTTCCTTATGCAAGGAACGCCGTTTATTTATCAAGGGCAAGAAATTGGCATGACGAACGTCCGATTTGAAACGATTGATGAATATGACGATGTCGCCATCAAAAATTATTATCGTATTGAACGTGCTAAAGGGCGTTCACATGAAGAAGTGATGCAATGGATTTGGAAAAACGGCCGCGACAATTCACGCACGCCGATGCAATGGTCGGATGAAGAAAACGCCGGATTTACGACAGGAACACCGTGGATTGGTGTGAATGAAAATTATAAACAAATTAATGTCAAAAAACAGTTGCACGACCCGAACTCTGTGTTAAACTTTTACAAACGCATGATTCAACTAAGAAAACAGCATGACGTATTTGTTTACGGAACATACGATTTAATATTAGAAAACCATAAAGCAATTTATGCGTATACGCGCACGTTAGGTGATGAAAAAGCGATCGTCATCGTGAACTTAACAGACCGAAAAACAATGTATCGTTACGATTCATTGAAATTAAATAGCGAGCAACTTGTGTTAACAAACTACGATGTAAAACCGCATAAACATGCGACACGCTTTACATTGCGTCCGTATGAAGCGCGTGTATATTTGGTGAAATAA
- a CDS encoding MarR family winged helix-turn-helix transcriptional regulator — MERTPFTVLVERLEHAFSLALRKLAADLAKEEIGLTKPQFFILNLLSKRGKCTVSELADEMFVKPSAITTMIDRLYKSGFVLRDRDEEDRRVVYVQLSEKGKEMLQHARAERRKIIERYLSRLQFDELEQFVYIIEKIAAINEKEEK; from the coding sequence ATGGAGCGGACGCCGTTTACTGTACTCGTTGAGCGATTAGAGCATGCGTTTTCGTTAGCCCTTCGCAAATTGGCCGCGGATTTAGCAAAGGAGGAAATCGGCTTAACGAAACCGCAGTTTTTTATTTTAAATTTGCTTTCAAAGCGCGGGAAATGTACAGTAAGTGAATTAGCGGACGAAATGTTTGTTAAACCGAGCGCCATTACTACGATGATCGATCGCTTATATAAAAGTGGGTTTGTATTGCGTGATCGAGATGAAGAGGATCGGCGTGTCGTGTATGTGCAATTGTCTGAAAAGGGGAAAGAAATGCTTCAGCATGCACGAGCGGAGCGAAGAAAAATTATTGAGCGTTATTTAAGCCGATTACAATTTGATGAGCTTGAACAGTTTGTCTATATTATCGAAAAAATTGCTGCGATAAACGAAAAAGAGGAGAAGTGA
- a CDS encoding IS110 family transposase has protein sequence MKLYVGIDVSSTDLYTCIMDQEGNTCAQFKVDNHLLGATFLRDQILLWANKLQPSEILIGMEATSVYSWHPAMFFHQQEELKSWNVKVFTINPKLIRKFKEAYTDLDKTDGIDAWIIADRLRFGHLKVTAVMQEQFIALQRLTRMRYHLVHQLTREKQYFLQHLFYKCSSFTQEVDSSVFGHAILELLLESFSLDEISQMDVQQLADFLRQKGRNRFADPECIAKSIQKAARSSYRLSKCVEDSIDLLLGLSIQSIRSLQAQIKELDKAITRHLEGIPNTLQTIPGIGPVYAAGILAEIGQIERFDNQAALAKYAGLTWSKHQSGRFQAEETSLIRSGNRYLRYYLVEAANSVQRHDASFRTYYRKKYEEVPKHQHKRALVLTARKLVRVIDALLRNGQIYTPRKGEDR, from the coding sequence ATGAAACTCTACGTCGGGATTGACGTGAGCTCAACGGACTTATACACGTGTATCATGGATCAAGAAGGAAACACGTGCGCCCAATTCAAGGTGGACAATCATCTCCTTGGCGCGACCTTCCTTCGCGATCAAATCCTCCTGTGGGCCAACAAGCTCCAACCATCCGAAATTCTCATCGGGATGGAAGCCACTTCGGTCTACAGCTGGCATCCAGCGATGTTTTTCCACCAACAGGAGGAGCTGAAGTCTTGGAATGTCAAGGTGTTTACCATCAATCCAAAGCTCATTCGCAAATTTAAAGAAGCGTACACTGACTTGGATAAAACGGACGGCATCGATGCGTGGATCATCGCCGATCGGCTTCGCTTTGGCCATTTGAAAGTGACAGCTGTCATGCAAGAACAGTTTATCGCCCTTCAACGGCTCACGCGCATGCGCTATCATCTCGTCCATCAGCTGACTCGGGAAAAGCAGTACTTCCTCCAACACTTGTTTTACAAGTGCAGTTCCTTTACCCAAGAGGTGGACAGCTCCGTGTTCGGACATGCCATCTTAGAGCTTCTTCTCGAGTCGTTTAGCTTAGACGAAATCAGTCAGATGGACGTGCAACAGCTCGCTGACTTCTTGCGCCAAAAAGGACGCAATCGCTTTGCCGATCCGGAATGCATCGCCAAGTCCATTCAAAAGGCGGCTCGTTCGTCGTATCGGCTTTCCAAATGTGTCGAGGATTCCATCGACTTGCTTTTAGGGCTATCGATTCAATCCATCCGTAGCCTTCAAGCGCAAATTAAAGAGCTAGATAAAGCGATTACTCGCCATTTGGAAGGCATCCCAAATACGTTACAAACGATTCCCGGCATTGGTCCGGTCTACGCCGCTGGCATCTTAGCCGAAATTGGACAAATCGAGCGCTTTGACAACCAAGCCGCCTTAGCAAAGTATGCAGGTTTGACTTGGTCTAAGCACCAGTCCGGTCGGTTCCAAGCCGAGGAGACTTCCCTCATTCGTTCCGGCAATCGCTATCTCCGTTACTACCTAGTGGAGGCTGCCAACTCGGTACAACGGCATGATGCGTCGTTTCGCACCTATTACCGGAAGAAGTATGAGGAAGTACCAAAGCACCAACACAAACGAGCCCTCGTCCTCACCGCTCGAAAACTCGTGCGTGTGATCGATGCGCTGCTACGCAACGGTCAAATCTACACGCCAAGAAAGGGGGAAGATCGATAG